One genomic window of Medicago truncatula cultivar Jemalong A17 chromosome 1, MtrunA17r5.0-ANR, whole genome shotgun sequence includes the following:
- the LOC11415204 gene encoding probable protein S-acyltransferase 15, with protein MKNSRMKRFVSLPVLGVLSLMLFVYYTTIFILLDDWVGLRTSPGTLNSFFFTLFASLSLFSFFLCVLTDPGHVPSSFYPDDVESTANAKDNAEQKKCDKCFGYKPPRTHHCRVCRRCVLKMDHHCLWINNCVGYWNYKAFFDFIFYATLASIYSMVLFISYVLQKEWGHNKESSLKLFYVMYGTIVVGLTITLLTLTGWHVYLILHNMTTIEYYEGNRAKWLATKTGQSYRHPYNIGAYKNITLILGPTMLKWLCPTAVGHLKDGVSFPTLRDNS; from the exons ATGAAGAATTCCAGGATGAAAAGGTTTGTGTCTCTTCCTGTGTTAGGAGTGTTGTCGTTGATGCTATTTGTGTATTACACAACAATCTTCATCCTCCTTGATGATTGGGTCGGTTTACGCACTTCTCCTGGCACATTGAATTCCTTCTTCTTCACTCTCTTCGCttctctctcccttttctctttctttctttgcgTTCTCACTGATCCTGGTCATGTTCCTTCTTCCTTTTATCCTGATGATGTTGAATCCACCGCAAATGCCAAAGAT AATGCAGAACAGAAGAAATGTGACAAATGCTTTGGATACAAACCTCCAAGGACTCATCATTGTCGAGTCTGCAGAAGGTGTGTTCTGAAAATG GATCATCACTGCTTGTGGATAAATAATTGTGTTGGTTATTGGAATTATAAGGCTTTCTtcgattttatattttatgccACCTTAGCAAGTATTTATTCTATG GTCCTGTTTATAAGCTATGTACTTCAGAAGGAATGGGGACACAATAAAGAGAGTTCTCTTAAGCTCTTTTAT GTCATGTATGGAACGATAGTGGTGGGCTTGACCATAACCCTTTTGACTCTTACTGGATGGCATGTCTACCTTATTCTTCATAACATGACAACCATAGAG TATTATGAAGGAAATCGTGCAAAATGGCTGGCTACGAAGACTGGACAGAGCTACCGGCATCCATACAACATTGGCGCATACAAAAACATTACATTG ATTTTAGGTCCAACCATGCTGAAGTGGTTATGTCCTACAGCAGTGGGTCATCTGAAGGATGGAGTTAGTTTCCCTACATTACGTGATAATTCATAA